Sequence from the Caldisalinibacter kiritimatiensis genome:
TTATTTGTCCAGGATATTCAAGCTCATTCTCAATTCGTTTAACTATTTCTCTAGACATGTGTATTGTCTCTGCATCATCAACAACATCAGGTTTTACCATAATTCTAATTTCTCTACCTGCTTGTATTGCAAATGATTTTTCTACTCCTTCAAATGAATTTGCTATCTCTTCTAGTTTTTCTAATCTTCTAATATAAGTTTCTAAAGTCTCTCTTCTAGCGCCTGGCCTAGCTGCTGAAATTGCATCTGCTGCTTGGACTAAAACAGCTTCAACAGTTTGAGGTTCTATATCTCCATGATGTGCAGCAATTGCATGTACAACCTCTTTTGACTCTCTATATTTTTTAGCCAATTCAGCTCCTATAGTAACATGAGGTCCTTCCATTTCATGGTCGACTGCTTTTCCTATATCATGAAGCAATCCTGCTCTTTTAGCTATTTTTTCATCTGCTCCTATTTCCGCCGCCATTAATCCTGCTAAATGTGCAACTTCCATTGAATGCTTTAATACATTTTGTCCATAGCTTGTTCTAAACTTAAGTCTTCCTAGTAATCTAATTAATTCTGAATGTATTCCGTGTATACCTGCATCAAAAGCTGCCTGCTCACCTTCTTCTCTAATGCTTGTTTCAACTTCTTTCTTAGCTTTTTCAACCATTTCCTCTATTCTTGCAGGATGAATTCTTCCATCTACTATAAGTTTTTCAAGAGCAATTCTTGCAACTTCTCTTCTTATCGGGTCAAAACCTGATAATATCACAGCCTCTGGTGTATCATCAATTATTAAGTCAATACCTGTAAGAGTCTCCAAAGTTCTTATGTTACGTCCCTCTCTACCTATTATTCTTCCTTTCATTTCATCATTTGGTAGAGATACCACTGACACTGTAGATTCAGCCACATGGTCAGCAGCACACTTTTGAATTGCATATGATATTATCTCTCTAGCCTTCTTTTCTGCTTCTTCTTTAGCATTACTTTCAATTTCTTTTATCATCATGGCAGCTTCATGACTAACTTCTTTTCTTATATCAGTTAAAAGAAGTTCTCTTGCTTCCTCTGTTGTTAATCCTGACAATCTCTCAAGTTCTTCAACCTGCTTATTGTA
This genomic interval carries:
- the rny gene encoding ribonuclease Y, translated to MKLENKIAKEVLVIIIEIVIAAAGIGVGTVIGIYARKIIAEGKINSAEEAAKRIIDEAEKEAITNKKEILLEAKEEVHRMRKEFERESRERRNELQKLERRLMHKEEVIDRKSESLERKEDNLNKKLKDIENKEKLAEELYNKQVEELERLSGLTTEEARELLLTDIRKEVSHEAAMMIKEIESNAKEEAEKKAREIISYAIQKCAADHVAESTVSVVSLPNDEMKGRIIGREGRNIRTLETLTGIDLIIDDTPEAVILSGFDPIRREVARIALEKLIVDGRIHPARIEEMVEKAKKEVETSIREEGEQAAFDAGIHGIHSELIRLLGRLKFRTSYGQNVLKHSMEVAHLAGLMAAEIGADEKIAKRAGLLHDIGKAVDHEMEGPHVTIGAELAKKYRESKEVVHAIAAHHGDIEPQTVEAVLVQAADAISAARPGARRETLETYIRRLEKLEEIANSFEGVEKSFAIQAGREIRIMVKPDVVDDAETIHMSREIVKRIENELEYPGQIKVNVIRETRAIEYAK